CTAGAAATTAGAGAAACATCATCACACATTTGCTTTACAAACGACGCTAGCCACACAACTATCGACACGCCCCCAAGCTTCTCTATATGCAAACATGTCCCAAAGATAATCCAAGGCCGGTCCTGAAAAATATATTGGGTAATGGGCCGAATGTTGTCTTGTCCCTTCGTGTGTTTCTGGGCTTTTCCCCTTCTATTGCGGGCTTTTAATCCATTTTGTTGTTTTTCCCTTCCTTTTGTGGTCCTCAGTTTTCGTACATTTATTGTATGTAATGTATTAGGCTTTGTAAAGTTAAGAAGAAAATGTAATAGGTTCTGTAGCACAAGGGGATCGATTACGAACCTAACTCAAACTACCATATTCATTTGTTGGTTCATAGTTTAACTTGGTGCTGCTTTAGTACTAACATTGTGCAATTGTTTTTGTTATATATGGCTTTGTATTAAATGTGTATTTGTATACCAAAAAATATTTTCAAACTTAATTATTCTTCATGTTTTACATAGTATATAATTACAAATAGGTATGTCCATTTGGTTTAAATTTAATGTTAAGACTTCGATTCTCATTTTTATAGACTTTGTGTGATTTTTTTTGTGGTTGTATTTTTCCTTATTATTGCACTTGCATTTTTTGATACACGAAATTACACATATTTTGCTTTTTGTAGCTGATCATATGTAAAATGTATTTGCTAATTCTAAGTCACCTGATAAATAGTGAAATCGTAGTCCATATATAATTGTTGAATCTCGAACATCAAGATCTATGGATGAGTTAATTTTATTCATTGTTGCTTGTCTATATAAGAGGGTCGGCACGATTGTGCTTTGTTGGCCCAGgagttcttttttattttatttgttttccaTGTATGTTGGGCCAATGGGGAGTGGGCTTTGTGTGTTTGCTTTTCCAATCTGGGTTGGGCTCGTATTTTGGGCTATACCGTCTCTCTTATTGGGCTCttttccaagtagttctaatgtaATATCCTCAATTTGTCTACAAAATGTAATAtcctaagttcttctctttattAGGCAAAATGTAATATTTTTGCCTAAAGTGATAGTGGTTGGGAGGTGTAGTTATTAAGTAGTTTCTTATTGTGATATTGGATGTGTTTGCCTGCGTCTGTTGTCTAAGATATTCATTCTTGGTGCATGCATGCGGGCACAGTACGTTTTTTACTGTTTATAATATTCTTAATCATCGTTACTAGATCCATCATAAACCATGTTTTCCTATTGTATTTATTTAATATGACAATGCTGATTATCCCCTccaaaacttggtcaaacttagaaaACTTTGACTTATGATAAAAATatataggaatggagggagtactgtatGCTTATTGATTTGTTGGATTTTTATATTTTGTTCTCAGTGGTCATTCATATGTTTTAGTATCCAATCAGTTTGGTGTTATTGCAAAGGAGTAGTAACTCGGTCTTTCAAGCCCTGCATTTTTAGTGTAAATAGTTTCAATGACTTATCAAATGTTTTCTTCGCGTTTGACATATTTCTCTGTTGACATATAGAAGTGTCGATCTCATGTTGAGATTCATGCAAGTTTGTCTCTCAATTAAAGGGGCTTGTAATGAAGGTCACAACACATCACTAAAACTTTCCCTGGGATTTTTAGGTCTATTCAGTTATTTTAACTTGATTTAAGTTTAAACAATGTGTTTTCTTTGCAGCACGATTCATCTTTCTTCCCTGGTGTAGTTAGTTTAAAACAAAATTTCCAAAAGTTAAATTGTGCACTCCAAAGTAATTGTTAGTTTTGATTTTTAGGGCCACATATTTATAGTGGAGTTGCTCATTTTGAAGATCATAATTGCATAAAATACTATTTGTGCAACTAGATAACATCTTTTTGGTTGTCTTCATTTCTATTTATGCTTATTAAGATTTTCATGATGTGTTGCTCATGACAATAACTGTATTTTGTTATGTTTTTCAGACATATCAACCCATTTGGACACTCGCCGGCCGTGAACAATTAGGTGGGGAGGCGGGGGGAGAGGGGGTAGTTCCATTCCGGTGGCTGCGTGGAACTATTGGGTGTGATGATAGTTGCATTTTTTTAAACATCACCCCTAGTGAAAAATTTGCCGAATGTGTGCAAATAAGAGTGGGGCAATAGTTGTATTAAAAAAACACAGTTCCAAATCCGCTTATGGTGTGGCTCAAAGGTTGGGGATAGTTGCATTTTGTATTTCCGTACAAAATGCCATGTCAATTGCATGTCCGTTGTAGgtgtttgctactccctccgttccgaaatatatAGTGTATTAGTCTTTTCAAAAGTCAAACATGTGCATGTTTGATAaagtttttttgaaaaaatatcaatatctataaTATCAAATTTTGTATCATTAGATGCATCAAGAaaagtatttttatattttatttattttctattgtCGATGTCGATATTTTGTTGTATATTTGATCAAACATACACGAGTTTGACTTGCACGAAAATTAATACACTTTATATTCTGGAACCGGTGGAGTTGTACAGATGTTGAGGAGTAGAGCAGAAAATTTGTACAAACTCGATGTATGACAATATACTAAGAGTACATTATTCATACATCGATCTTACATACATAGTTTATAAGAAAGAAGAGCATACACCACGCAAAAAAAAAACATACACAATATAGATTTCTTTGGCCCAAAGCAGCTGGTGGTGTGGTGGATATATAGGGGTCTTGGTAATTGGTATTAACCTACTGTTAACCTTTTACGTACCTTCCCTGTAATATTCTTACTAGCACTTACGCTGGAGCATGCACAACCGGTGTCCCCGACCTTCTGACACCTGGGATCATGGATGCATGTAGAGTTGTACACCATCGTCCACTAGATGAAGTTGTGAAAAACACAAGTCCCCGGAGCTGTTGCTGCTGATAACGAGAACCTCATGTTCGTCTTGTCATGCCTGACGACATGGCTCAAAGGTAACACGTATCTAGTCTTGGATGCTCTTCTCCCCTGTCCACCAATGTGTAAGCAGCTAGTACGTGTCATACCTTGTGGGACACTCGAAGCTTTCATGGCCATGCCATAACCAAATACGTCCATATACGGCCTAGTAGGCACGCCTAGAATAGGCAAGCATGAGCCCATGTCACCAGCAGATGGCTCCTTGttaccaccgcatgcatgcagctcgtGCAGCTCCGGGAGCAAAGCGGCCGGCAATGGCATGGCGGTGGGCTGGTTGATGAACTGCACTATGGCCTCCATGAGAACCTTACTGGTCGCACGGAGTGGGTTGTACAGGTGGAAGCCATGGTCTTCGCCCTCCGACTCCACCAATGTCACCGCGTTCTCATCATCCGCCCACGCGCAGCAGTCACGCACGCGGGCCGCCAAACAGCGCCCGCGGTCACGCAGGGTGTCCTTCTCGGCGACGGCGACCAGCACACGACGGCATGTCAGCGAGGCGATTTCCTCGTCGATAGGGTTGACCCGGCAATCATCGTTGCCGAGACGGCCCGCCGTAACGAACGGCCAGACCCCGTCGATGAACTCGGGTGTAAACATGGCGCCGCCGTCCCAGACTAGCTCGGAGCTGGACAGCCGCTCGACGCCCCAGAAGTATGGGTGCACGATGACAAGGCCCTCGACGTCGATGTGGTTTCCAGTGCCACCACCGCTGGCCGCACGCACCGCCGTGTTGTAGACGATGTTCCCGCCGGCGCTGTCACCGGCGAGGAACGTGCGCCCGGGGTCGGCGTAGTCGGAGAGCCAGGGGTCAGAGACGGACGCCACCCACTGGAGCGCCGCCCATGCATCGTCGTAGGCCGCAGGGACGGGATGCTCTGGCGCGAGACGGTACTCAACGGACACGACGAGCGCCCCGGCGCGCGCGGCGAGTGACCTGGCGTAGTTGTTGTACGTGCGGCAGAAGGCGCTCTCGGTGCAGAAGGATCCGCCGTGGACGTACATGATGACGGGGAGCCTCTCGCCGccggtggcagcagcagcagctgcgtTGGAGGGAAGAAACAGGCGTGCCGATACTCCCGTGTTTTCGTCGACAACGACGTCCCTCGTTGCCACGCCACGGTTGGCAGCCGCATCCTCCGACGCTGCCACGAATGGGCTGCGCAGGAAGCGCTCCACACGGCCGCCTTTGTATTCGCGTATGAATGGATACAGGTCGACGGTGAGGTCCGCCTCGCCGTCATCCGTCTTTTTTCGTGGAGAACTTTTGTTTGCATGCATCCTGCTTGATGGAGCTTGCTAACGCGCAGTTGTCTGCGGAGGCAGTtgtctggatgatcgaccgagtgTATATTGAGTGTTAACTCGAGTACAAATAAATAAATGATTCTTTTAAGGAACAATTCCATTTATACCCCTAACTCAAACTCATTACTCACATTTACCACTGATATTTTCAGACCTACTCATTTTTGTGACTATTCCATTGTGTGGTGTTATAGAAATACCCCGAGTGACGTTTCCTTTAGGTATTCTCTACTTTCTAAGCTTCGCGGCATTCTCGTGTAGCTGTCGGTGTTTTCCGTTATTTAGTAGCATCCTTGAGCATCTCCATGGATGGCATTTCATGTTTCTTGGTGTTTATGTTTTCAGAGAGAAGAAATATTTTTAGGTCTCCTACAAAAGAACAGAAAGCACTGACAGCTATACAGGAACGTCACCAAGCCTGAAAAGCAAAGAATACCTGACCGAAACATTGCTCAGGGGTATTTGGAAAATAATTTGTCACCACGAATTAGAGGTAAAAACTGAGTAGGTCTGAAAATTAGGGGTAAATGAGAGTAGTGGGTTCAAGTTACGGGTCGAAATGTAAATGTCCCTTGTTTTAACTTTGGTATACATTCAAACTTCCTTAAGTTGACTTGACCATGTTTTATAGTAAAAATATGAATACTTACAATGCTAAATCAGTATTAATAGATCTCttaatccatccatccatatatatagggtCTCATGAGTTTTTCAAGACTGCCTTTGACTATCGGTAAGATTAATAGTATATGAGATGTATAATGCggaaattatatcattggaatctcctttcacgtacgaatttgacggtatgtTTTGtctaacttgcatgtcatatattattgctctaacatgtgatcaaagttagccttgaaaaacgcattaggccctatatatatggatAGAGGGAGTATGCAATATGTACTCATATTGTATTTATTTGGCTAGTAGATATTATTATtgctataaacttagtcaaactttTTTTTGGAGAAATGAATTGCGAAAGgacttgtttttctttgtttttatcTGTAAAGAACTCGGGAGCCAATACATATACAACTAATCATTATTTAAGTTTTGTCACACAAAATTATTTTTTTGTTTACTAATTCATGTCATTCGAGTTTGTTCACAAAGTCTctcaaaaccaaaaacaaaaatgACCACTATTTGGAAAGATTAGTCCGGAATGCACACGTACACGTCCCTCGTCAGCTACATGCAAGCAAAATTATAGTCCTTCCGTCCCAAAATTTGTGTCATATGTTGTTTTTGTCAGTCAAATTACATAAACTCAGGCCAGGTTTTTAGAAAAAAATAGCATAAGCATCAAGAACACCGAATCCACGATTCAATGCATTAATTTGGTTAAACTGTACAAAGTTTGACTTAAAACAAATCTTATAGAGAGTAGAAAAGAACGGAGGTTGTAGATATATATACTTTTCTTTATAAACTTTTATCAAAGGCGTGAAGTTTGACTTTTGCGAAAACCGATGTGTACTGTATTGGGAGTAGATCATTTACCTATGTGCATGTCACGTCGATGTTGCCGACAACGTTTTTGTTAAATAAAGCGAGCACTTGCGCTTCCTACATACATGTGAGGTGTGTGCTTAAGAATATTCTTGGTGTAGAGATTTCGTAACTGGTGGACAAACTAGGTTTAGTTAGTCGACGTACATAAAGCTGTTAAGAAATGGTTGAGAGTGACACGGGCTTGTAATGGATCTAGTCATTGCAGATTGCCCAAGGACATAAATAATAGCCTGTGCAGTGACGACCTGGTTGTGAACTTCATATGGTACGAAAGACAGAATTGCTCTCCGTACAACAAAATTGCATATGATCTTCGTATGAAGTGTCATACTCAGATAGCTGTGGTGATGCACTAGTGTGAAAAGCATAACACAATTATCATAGGCAACTGACTGGCTAAGTAATCTTCAAACCAAAGTGAGCACTCGTACAATTTTTATGTGTAAAGATTCTTTTTGACTTTCCTATCATTTTTTTGGTCTTCATGAATACCAACACGTTCAAGGGCAGGTACACCCCAAATGCTTGTTATCAAATCAAAATTAATGACCAACTGTACCTCACCTCTGCCTAAGATTCTTGCTCAAGACTTTCAAATATGTGTTTGTCTCTACTTGAACCACGACATTTTACTTTCAGTCATGAATAGTAATTCTCATATGTTAGAGTTGTGGTACTGTACTCCAGTACCAGTGTGAATAAATTAAATAATAACACGGTCATTATATGAGACTGACTGGCTAAGTCGTCGTCAAATTAAAGCGAGCGTTTACCACACATTGCTGAAGATTCTTGCTACGGACTTTCCTATCTGTTTATATTTCTACATGAACGCGAGGACGACTTTGTCGCCAATTAATGTGTAATAATTCTGAAAATAGAAAAATTGCATATTAATATTAAAGGGGTGACCCAACATCCTAGTACTTCCTGTTTTAGTCTGCATAAtatttttgtctgaagtcaaactgcataaagtttgaccaactttataggtaAACATTATCAATATTCACAATGTGAAATCAAATATCATTGGATgcattatgaaataaatttttataccatataactttagtattgtagatgttgatatttttttatataaatttggtcaatcCTTGTGTACTTTGACATCAAACAAATCTTACATACATGATGTATTATATTACAATACTTCTAACAAAGAAATTTGAAACATTCAACTGGATGTATCATGGAGTATGATTCAGTTGATATTGCAAACTAATTTTCAAGTGCCTTGTTACGGTGCTGATAGTTCTTTTCTCCGCGAGAAACTAGACAATACCCCATATTGTAGCACTCCAATTATCAACAGAAACTTAGAATATATGAGAATGTATCCCTCCACAATATCACTGTGCATGTCATGGTGTCTCTTGGGTCTTGACCTTGTAGCTTTGGTGATATCTTTTATTGCCAAAAAAATTGAGAATGTGGAGGGTTGCATGCATTTGATGATGCAGAATAAATTTGAAGAAGATCTGCCTCTGCAGGGGCCGCCTTGCTCGAGCAGCGACCTCCTCAATGCGATGCGGAGGGCCACCTCCTCCACGCCGATGTTTGAGCTATAGGATTCTGAACCGGAGCCACCGCTGCTGCCGTCGCTGGTCATCAAATTGGAGGGGAGGAGATCGGAAGTGGAGTAGACGAAGAGGGGAGTGAAGTGGATATCGGATTGAACGGTGTCTATGATTTTTCGGATGGAAATATTTGTCGGGTCAAGATGGGCTGGGCTGAGATggcggatgagggagtcctggattagggggtgtccggatagccggactataacctttggccggactcctggactatgaagatacaagattgaagacttcgtcccatgtccggatgggactttccttggcgtggaaggcaagcttggcaatacggatatgtagatctcccccccattgtaaccgactctgtgtaaccctaaccctctccggtgtctatataaaccggagggttttagtccttaggaggaacaacaatcataccataggctagcttctagggtttagcctctctgatctcgtggtagatctactcttgtactacccatatcatcaatattaatcaagcaggggtagggttttacctccatcgagagggcccgaaccagggtaaaaacattgtgtcccttgtctcctgttaccatccgcctagacgcacagttcgggaccccctacccgagatccaccggttttgacaccgacattggtgctttcattgagagttccgctgtgccgtcgccatcaggaaggatgcctcatcccgtctttgaagacggcactattgctaagggagctttagctgtcagccaaactctccagctaggtggttttcttatgaccgcctgttcggccgctgcgccgacgatgacttctcttggatcatcgaaagcaatcttcacgtcaactcggaactcgccgagcagttagatccaatggagctctcttccctaaacgagctcttggctcgcatcgccgccctgggagtcgctacagactacgatcagattgggcctaaacccgatctaagagagattaaccctccccaggtcacccatcacgtcgcagtagtggaggaacaatgcggcgacccttcatctatcttaaggactagctatatCCGGATTCCCGAGCCCTCCAGGCCGGATACCCGCGCacgggaggacgtcactcaagccctgaacctagagtcaggcggcgggccagattcattggacaacatccgaGAATCCCaactttcgagttcggaaactccctGGCCCCTGAATCTCAGATtcggtgaggtttcagattcaattccacccacccacccaaacagaagcgatctatcccaaattaggcaagagcccgaagaaatagtacatcattactgggccagattcctcctggtaatGAATAGGATCaaggactgccacgaggaagacacaatctcattcttctgcaataattgcacggacaagggaatcctcaacgccataagtcgctgtgaAATTACATGCTtcaccgacttggcgtccatagtacgaaagtactgtgcgatggaaagcgcctggaaaaccaaaataaaattttgggacaatccggccctgaatacgaacccagtccgaagtaaaagggtgcattatcgccagacacccgggttaaacaccaaaaagcaaaaaccctctacagggcatggaaccgttctggagggatgactcaatggaccctgtaaaattcacagtacagagggcgccataccaactcatagccttagagcatgttggatactccggcaggtggccaaaagtggcgaagatcttctaattttAGAAggcacagagcaccatcccagggataccagtacggtattaacagtcttcgagacttttgcatcaaataatatgcgaaaaagaacactccgcagccttgccgaagtctaccacgtggcaacaataaacccatagagcgacacggctatcacttttaatgccagtgacgaacctaaattccgaacagaccgagcaccagccgcattggtcctcagtccaatagtggacggctttcgactcaccaaggtactcatggacggtggcagtggattgaacctcatttatgaggaaacccttcaaaaaatggaaatagactggaaccgcattgaacGAAGAAGCACAAcatttagaggaataatccctagtcgggaagcgcgctgtacaagaaaaatcacactagatgtggtgttcggcacgccggataattacaggtccgaagaggtcacgttccaagtggccccgttcagtagcggataccacgctctgttagggcgggaggcgtttacaatattccaagccataccccattacgggtacatgaagctcaaaatgcccgggcccaacggaatcatcactcttgctagtgatccggacatagcactccgcgccgaaaataagacagccgcactggccctcgaggcactatccgaagccctagcggccgaggaactgaccgcgctgcgctccacggtgaacagggatgatgtgatactcgataaaagatccaagtccacttcctttaaaccagcggacgaaatagtcaaattccaagtccatccaacaaaACCTACAAAAACAGTTTCCAtcagggcacaattaaaccctgatgtagatgccgcactatgagagttcctacgcgaaaactgggacatttttgcctggcacccttcagacatgccaggaatcccacgcaggctggcagagcacaacctaaatattctaaaagggttcaagccagtcaa
The window above is part of the Triticum aestivum cultivar Chinese Spring chromosome 2A, IWGSC CS RefSeq v2.1, whole genome shotgun sequence genome. Proteins encoded here:
- the LOC123184255 gene encoding probable carboxylesterase 5, giving the protein MHANKSSPRKKTDDGEADLTVDLYPFIREYKGGRVERFLRSPFVAASEDAAANRGVATRDVVVDENTGVSARLFLPSNAAAAAATGGERLPVIMYVHGGSFCTESAFCRTYNNYARSLAARAGALVVSVEYRLAPEHPVPAAYDDAWAALQWVASVSDPWLSDYADPGRTFLAGDSAGGNIVYNTAVRAASGGGTGNHIDVEGLVIVHPYFWGVERLSSSELVWDGGAMFTPEFIDGVWPFVTAGRLGNDDCRVNPIDEEIASLTCRRVLVAVAEKDTLRDRGRCLAARVRDCCAWADDENAVTLVESEGEDHGFHLYNPLRATSKVLMEAIVQFINQPTAMPLPAALLPELHELHACGGNKEPSAGDMGSCLPILGVPTRPYMDVFGYGMAMKASSVPQGMTRTSCLHIGGQGRRASKTRYVLPLSHVVRHDKTNMRFSLSAATAPGTCVFHNFI